In the Lebetimonas natsushimae genome, one interval contains:
- a CDS encoding amino acid ABC transporter permease — protein sequence MGYEFDWHVLIEYKQLLIDGFITTIKLSVLGIFFSFIIGSIVGIGRASKNFWISLFASYYVESFRNIPLIVQMFFIYFTFTLSQIFPFLNSWGEFLHINDVDAFFSALLALILYTGAYIGEVVKAGIRSIPKGQFEAAMSLGMNKFQVMWYIIYPQAVRIIIPPLTSQFLNLIKNSSLAMTIGVAELTFATQQIDALTFRGFEAATAVTILYIILTLTTSFIMNLIEIKFSKGVKNA from the coding sequence ATGGGTTATGAATTTGACTGGCATGTGCTGATAGAGTATAAACAACTGCTAATAGATGGTTTCATTACTACAATAAAGCTTTCGGTTTTGGGAATATTTTTCAGTTTTATAATTGGCTCAATTGTAGGAATAGGAAGGGCTTCAAAAAATTTTTGGATAAGCCTTTTTGCAAGTTATTATGTTGAAAGTTTTAGAAACATTCCACTAATTGTTCAGATGTTTTTTATTTATTTTACTTTTACATTATCCCAAATATTTCCGTTTTTAAATTCATGGGGAGAATTTTTACATATAAATGATGTTGATGCATTTTTTTCGGCTCTTTTAGCACTTATACTCTATACTGGTGCATATATTGGAGAAGTTGTAAAAGCAGGAATTCGCTCAATTCCAAAAGGACAGTTTGAAGCGGCAATGTCACTTGGAATGAATAAATTTCAAGTAATGTGGTATATAATTTATCCCCAGGCAGTAAGAATTATCATTCCTCCGCTTACAAGCCAGTTTTTAAATCTTATTAAAAACTCTTCACTGGCAATGACAATAGGTGTGGCAGAACTGACTTTTGCAACTCAGCAAATTGATGCACTTACATTTAGAGGTTTTGAGGCGGCAACAGCAGTTACAATACTTTATATAATTTTAACACTTACAACATCTTTTATTATGAATTTAATTGAAATTAAGTTTTCAAAAGGCGTAAAAAATGCTTAA